A single Corticium candelabrum chromosome 16, ooCorCand1.1, whole genome shotgun sequence DNA region contains:
- the LOC134191873 gene encoding myeloid-derived growth factor homolog: protein MNASTFVILVVFVSHAMCVKEETSVFNVQPNSRQSHHEISLGKVKCVFSWAAVGGTNEDWQITLTKQDGYVCVIERPDKASYLFFKNFAASVIGADFNSAEVFDSMGHLINEEDFTANTGQGSVQSVEGKFKNSLGRLILRATKHKRKKEL from the exons ATGAATGCCTCTACATTTGTCATTCTAGTCGTTTTTGTGAGTCATGCAATGTGTGTCAAGGAAGAAACGTCGGTGTTTAACGTGCAACCAAATAGCCGTCAATCTCATCACGAAATTTCACTG GGaaaagtgaagtgtgtgtttTCCTGGGCCGCAGTGGGAGGAACGAATGAG gaCTGGCAAATCACATTGACTAAACAGGATGGGTATGTTTGCGTTATTGAAAG ACCAGACAAAGCATCATACTTATTCTTCAAAAACTTTGCAGCTTCAGTAATTGGAGCTGATTTCAATTCAGCTGAAGTGTTT GACAGTATGGGTCATCTAATAAACGAAGAAGACTTTACAGCGAACACTGGTCAAGGTTCAG TGCAGAGTGTTGAAGGCAAATTCAAGAACAGTCTGGGTAGACTAATTCTGAGAGcaaccaaacacaaacgcaAAAAGGAACTCTAA